In Uranotaenia lowii strain MFRU-FL chromosome 2, ASM2978415v1, whole genome shotgun sequence, one genomic interval encodes:
- the LOC129741075 gene encoding defective chorion protein, FC106 isoform-like translates to MDINHLEDDELTFELALRGVRPNLIVHRSVKLKNLKTILDKEAKEKNIPTSSTNVMSDVDNIYNCQAKISPIVHLVETAIRQKLYSDLKKYRSRLLHYRFRLTLITDSMITANANKTISKLEAALTRIEDCLQQQQQPANVGGRPGDQDILPTEKETLDRLKHSNLQSSIKEVVQQHVLLGQQHNNDRAEQQRNLVLQDQQEREQQGNLPQQREQQELIQQQFQQLQEPQQWDRQPWTQQQQPTTPAPLNSSQHPLQADQTLHAQFQNLIRQQQEQIQQFAQLQVQYGQLQQSLEEEKQRRFQLEHEISIQRQGTYQNYYAHDAVRREPFEPYANGLTSPLNAHAAQQSRTAENGHPSRFSQPLHRWKIEEYGGENNIQKLGEFLNQIKMYAETEGMDDTTRLRSVKQLLKGRAFEWYTRTYRYIHTWEAFKLEIKKEFLPPYYSEIFKQDLYLRFQGANESFTSFYRDLLSIFEIIEPPMPESEKLFIIKSHLNTEFVPIAAASQVTTVQQLVKVCKDFEVSRSYAMKNRPSAMYRPPWNKPFQPQNTRITGNNSPAQQLPYRNIGRQQVNMLENNVIEQESELEREEYQERELTQLETAMNAEEEMLTITENINALHLRQGPFNRNPRYSEDSTNTNGQKTKITLTCWQCETPGHTYLMCQNPRTFVFCFTCGRKGCTTRNCQSCQARWRQLAPENQQSFSGNGKRESL, encoded by the coding sequence ATGGACATCAACCACTTGGAAGATGATGAGCTTACTTTTGAGCTGGCACTGCGTGGAGTGAGGCCAAATTTAATTGTACACCGATCAGTGAAACTTAAAAACCTGAAAACGATTCTCGACAAAGAAGCCAAGGAGAAGAACATCCCAACATCTTCAACGAATGTGATGTCAGATGTAGATAATATCTACAACTGCCAAGCAAAAATATCACCTATAGTTCACTTGGTAGAAACAGCTATTCGACAAAAATTATATTCCGACCTGAAAAAGTATCGCTCACGTTTGCTGCATTACCGCTTTCGTTTGACATTGATAACTGACTCAATGATAACGGCGAACgctaacaaaacaatttcaaaactagAGGCAGCATTGACTAGGATAGAAGACTgcttacaacaacaacaacaacctgcCAACGTAGGAGGGCGGCCAGGAGATCAGGATATCCTGCCCACGGAGAAGGAAACGTTAGATAGACTTAAACATTCAAATTTGCAGTCGAGCATAAAGGAGGTGGTGCAGCAACATGTACTGCTGGGCCAGCAACATAACAACGATCGAGCGGAGCAACAAAGGAATTTAGTGCTACAGGATCAACAGGAACGGGAACAGCAAGGAAACCTCCCGCAGCAGCGAGAACAACAAGAACTAATCCAACAACAATTTCAACAACTGCAAGAGCCGCAACAATGGGATCGTCAACCGTGGACACAACAGCAACAACCGACCACACCGGCACCTTTGAATTCGTCGCAACATCCCCTGCAAGCGGACCAAACTTTACAcgcacaatttcaaaatttaatacgtCAGCAACAAGAGCAAATACAACAGTTTGCCCAATTACAAGTGCAGTATGGACAACTTCAACAAAGCTTGGAAGAAGAGAAGCAAAGACGTTTCCAGCTCGAGCATGAAATTTCGATCCAAAGGCAAGGTACATATCAAAATTACTACGCCCACGATGCTGTAAGGAGAGAACCTTTTGAGCCGTATGCTAACGGATTAACATCGCCGCTTAACGCGCATGCTGCCCAACAAAGCAGAACGGCAGAAAATGGTCACCCAAGCAGATTTTCCCAACCCCTACATAGATGGAAAATAGAAGAGTACGGAGGAGAAAACAACATCCAGAAGCTAGGCGAATTTCTTAACCAGATCAAAATGTACGCGGAAACCGAAGGCATGGATGACACCACGCGGCTGCGATCAGTTAAGCAACTGCTCAAAGGTCGTGCATTCGAGTGGTACACCAGGACGTATCGCTATATCCACACATGGGAAGCATTCaaattggaaatcaaaaaagaatttctgcCACCATATTATTCGGAGATTTTCAAACAAGATTTGTACCTAAGATTCCAAGGAGCAAACGAATCGTTCACATCTTTCTACAGAGAtttgttatcaatttttgaaatcatcgAGCCTCCGATGCCAGAATCTGAGAAGCTGTTCATCATAAAATCCCATCTTAACACCGAATTTGTGCCAATAGCAGCAGCGTCTCAGGTCACAACGGTGCAGCAACTAGTGAAAGTCTGTAAAGACTTTGAAGTATCCCGATCGTATGCCATGAAGAACCGCCCATCAGCAATGTATCGTCCACCGTGGAACAAGCCATTCCAACCTCAAAATACTAGGATAACCGGGAACAACTCGCCTGCTCAACAACTGCCATATCGAAACATTGGTCGACAACAAGTCAATATGTTAGAGAACAACGTCATAGAACAGGAATCGGAGTTAGAACGAGAAGAATATCAGGAAAGAGAACTAACGCAACTAGAAACAGCAATGAATGCAGAGGAAGAGATGCTGACGATAACTGAGAACATCAACGCTCTACACTTGAGGCAAGGACCATTCAACAGAAACCCAAGATACTCAGAGGACTCGACAAATACAAATGGTCAGAAAACGAAGATAACACTCACATGCTGGCAGTGCGAAACACCAGGACATACCTACCTCATGTGCCAAAACCCGAGAACATTCGTATTCTGTTTCACCTGTGGCCGAAAGGGTTGCACTACAAGGAACTGTCAGAGTTGTCAAGCAAGATGGAGGCAACTAGCACCAGAAAATCAACAGAGTTTTTCGGGAAACGGGAAAAGGGAGAGCCTTTAG